In Pseudoalteromonas xiamenensis, the following are encoded in one genomic region:
- the gltX gene encoding glutamate--tRNA ligase has product MTIRTRVAPSPTGDPHLGTAYIALFNYCFAKQQGGEFVVRIEDTDQVRSTKESEQAIMDSLRWLGLDWDHGPDVGGEFGPYRQSERTALYQKYAQQLVETGKAFYCFATSEELDAMREAQMAEGLTPKYDGRGLLLSEDEIKANLDAGKPYVIRMKIPAEGTFKFNDYLRGEIEIPWENVDMQVLLKADGFPTYFLANVVDDHHMQISHIFRGEEWINSAPKLLKLYEDLGWTAPELGHLPLLRNPDKSKLSKRKNPTSINYYKEMGYLPEALLNYLGRMGWSMPDGREKFSLQDMIENFDMKRVSLGGPIFDIDKLNWLNGLWIRENLSNEELMARFINWKFNAELFNRVLPEAKTRINTLADLVDLAGHFVAGIPQYDAALLTAGKADEDVVRQSLQFFIWELEALRTWNKTEIFAIAKAVATFHELKIKDFLEPIFVAITGKTSSTSVVDAMEILGSDLSRARLRVALNHIGVSKKQAKSLEKAYRDYPKA; this is encoded by the coding sequence ATGACTATCCGCACACGTGTCGCGCCATCGCCAACGGGTGATCCGCACTTAGGTACCGCATACATTGCACTTTTCAACTACTGCTTTGCAAAACAGCAAGGTGGAGAGTTTGTTGTTCGTATTGAAGATACTGACCAAGTACGCAGTACAAAAGAATCTGAACAAGCAATTATGGACAGCCTGCGTTGGTTAGGTCTCGATTGGGATCACGGTCCTGATGTGGGTGGTGAATTTGGTCCATACCGTCAATCAGAGCGCACCGCACTATATCAAAAGTATGCTCAGCAATTAGTAGAGACAGGTAAAGCATTTTACTGTTTTGCGACGTCGGAAGAACTTGATGCGATGCGCGAAGCGCAAATGGCGGAAGGTTTAACACCGAAGTACGACGGTCGTGGTCTGTTGCTTTCTGAAGACGAAATCAAAGCGAACCTAGATGCAGGTAAGCCATACGTTATCCGTATGAAAATCCCCGCAGAAGGGACATTTAAGTTTAACGATTACCTACGTGGCGAGATTGAAATCCCGTGGGAAAACGTTGATATGCAGGTGCTTCTAAAAGCGGATGGTTTCCCAACGTACTTCCTTGCAAACGTTGTTGATGACCACCACATGCAAATTAGCCATATCTTCCGTGGTGAAGAATGGATCAACTCTGCACCTAAATTACTTAAACTTTATGAAGATTTAGGTTGGACAGCACCAGAATTGGGTCACTTACCTCTACTTCGTAACCCAGATAAATCGAAGCTATCTAAGCGCAAGAACCCAACTTCAATCAATTACTACAAAGAAATGGGTTATTTACCAGAAGCGTTATTGAACTACTTAGGTCGTATGGGTTGGTCAATGCCGGACGGTCGTGAAAAGTTTTCGCTACAAGATATGATTGAAAACTTTGACATGAAACGTGTGTCGTTAGGTGGTCCAATTTTCGATATTGATAAGCTAAATTGGTTAAATGGTCTTTGGATCCGCGAGAACTTAAGCAATGAAGAATTGATGGCTCGCTTCATCAATTGGAAATTTAATGCTGAGTTATTCAATCGTGTTTTGCCTGAAGCTAAAACGCGTATTAATACTTTAGCTGATCTTGTTGATTTGGCAGGTCATTTTGTTGCGGGAATTCCACAGTATGATGCGGCGCTATTGACTGCAGGTAAAGCGGATGAAGACGTAGTTCGTCAATCATTGCAATTCTTTATTTGGGAATTGGAAGCGCTACGTACATGGAACAAAACGGAAATTTTCGCGATTGCAAAAGCGGTTGCAACATTCCATGAATTGAAGATTAAAGATTTCTTAGAGCCTATTTTCGTTGCGATTACAGGCAAAACATCATCTACATCTGTAGTTGATGCAATGGAAATTCTTGGTTCTGACCTTTCTCGTGCACGTTTACGTGTGGCGCTTAACCACATTGGTGTATCGAAGAAGCAAGCTAAATCGCTAGAAAAAGCGTATCGCGATTACCCAAAAGCATAA
- a CDS encoding GGDEF domain-containing protein, producing the protein MDKVLRCGHEWAIALTEQLDDSDLDDVYQCILEKALNGGTFGLWLNRTFVADLLPSFIYGNELVNSLEVESYFARAANLPLNQIFLTRKGLIVLPIRHKEKTFGMVCISSVGKFEDTLLVVLAYLSSVYINQLATLHHARLDPLTELLNRQTFEQKVVQIMAGAGFNQPRGGQPERAWFLAMIDIDHFKSVNDTYGHVIGDEVILMVAQLLKQNFRAEDYVFRYGGEEFATLFQCVSDTAAMQALERLREVVSAHRFPQVGRVTVSLGFVEVRDFCQVTSLVNRADMALYESKHQGRNRVTAFSALNVPESQLDDSDIELF; encoded by the coding sequence ATGGATAAAGTGTTACGTTGTGGTCATGAATGGGCTATTGCCTTAACCGAGCAACTCGATGACTCGGACCTAGACGACGTATATCAATGCATCTTAGAAAAAGCCCTGAATGGTGGAACATTTGGACTCTGGCTCAATCGCACATTTGTTGCGGATCTTTTACCTTCTTTTATTTACGGCAATGAGCTTGTTAACTCGCTCGAAGTCGAGTCGTATTTTGCACGAGCAGCGAACCTTCCTCTTAACCAAATATTCTTAACCCGAAAGGGGCTTATCGTCTTGCCAATTCGGCACAAAGAAAAAACGTTTGGCATGGTGTGTATCAGTTCGGTGGGTAAATTCGAGGATACCTTACTCGTTGTATTAGCCTATCTTTCATCTGTCTACATCAATCAACTTGCGACGCTTCATCATGCAAGGCTCGACCCCTTAACCGAATTGCTCAATCGCCAGACCTTTGAGCAAAAAGTGGTGCAAATTATGGCTGGTGCGGGCTTTAACCAACCAAGAGGTGGACAACCTGAGCGAGCTTGGTTTTTAGCGATGATTGACATCGATCACTTTAAGTCTGTCAATGACACCTATGGGCATGTTATTGGGGATGAAGTCATCCTCATGGTCGCGCAGTTACTTAAACAAAATTTCCGAGCAGAAGACTATGTGTTTCGTTATGGCGGTGAGGAATTCGCCACGTTATTTCAATGCGTAAGCGACACCGCGGCGATGCAGGCATTAGAACGATTACGCGAGGTCGTGTCTGCCCACCGATTTCCCCAAGTGGGGCGAGTCACAGTTAGTCTCGGCTTTGTTGAAGTACGTGATTTTTGCCAAGTAACCTCATTAGTAAATCGAGCGGACATGGCACTTTACGAATCAAAGCATCAAGGGCGAAATCGAGTCACTGCATTTTCGGCGTTAAATGTGCCTGAAAGTCAGTTGGATGACAGTGATATCGAACTTTTCTAA